The Armatimonadota bacterium region GAGGCGATCCCCTCGAGCAGCCGGATCGGGCGGACGTTGGCGTAGAGGTCGAACGCCTTGCGGATCCGCAGTAGCAACCCCCACAGCGAAACGTGGTCGGGCACACGCGGGTCGCCGATGGCGCCCAGCAGGATCGCATCGAACTCCCGCAGCGTCTCCAGGGCGTCGTCGGGCATCATCACGCCGTGGCGCAGGTAGTGCTCACAGCCCCACGGGAAGGTCACCGGTCGGATCTGGAAGCCGAAGCGGCTGGCGGCGGCATGGAGCACCTTGAGCCCCTCGGGGACCACCTCGGTCCCTATGCCATCGCCTGGTATGACGGCGATCCGATAGCGGTTCACCTAGAACAGCCCCTCCGAGGCCGCCATCCCCACGATCAGGCATCCCCAGAACAGCTTGAACGCCCGCACATAGTCAGGGTCGGTGATGGCTATAGTCCGCGGGCCGCGGCGCTCCACGCCCGGGAACAGCGTGGCCATGTGCGCCGGAGCCGTGCGCTTGAAGTCCACCTCGAAGGTCACCGGTGTCGCAGGCCGGTACGGTTTTACGCCGCCGTCCCGAACCGCGCGCACCGCATCCGCGGCGCGCGCGCGGATCAGCGCGTGCGCCCGGCTTGGGGTCAGGCTCAGCCCGACCGTGCGGTCAACCGGTTCCTTCACCGGCGCAACCACGACACCGGGCAGGCGGCGAGAGGCATCGGCGCAGACCGCGCTGTCGCCGGTCACCAGGGCGACCGGCACGCTGAACGCGCCGGCCGTGGCGGCGTTGATAGCGGCCTCGTCCGCGGGCTCGCCGTTCAGCCGCACCTCGTAGACGATCTTGCCGACGAGCGTGTGGTTCAGGATGCCGTCACCGCCGCCCTCGCGCTGGTGATACCCGACGAAGAACGCGGCGTCGAACCCGCCGTCTATGCCCTCCATCTGGCAGAGCAGCTTGTTGCTGCCGCTTATCAGCCGCGCCTCCGGATGGAGTTCCTCCACGAGCAGATTGGTCATCGGGCCGTGCCCGTCGCTGACCACGGCCTCGGTCGCGCCTGCTTCCAGTGCCCCCTCTATCGCGGCGTTGGCGTCCTGGGTCATCAGGCGCCGGAACCGGTCGTAGTCCTTCTCGCCCGGCTGCACGTGCTTGCCGGCGGCGACGCCGGTGATGCCCTCCATGTCCACGGAGATATAGATGCGCACTGCCAACTCCTCCTTTGGTGGTTCAGGCGCAGGGTGGCTCAGGCGTATGCCCGCAGCCGCGCGAGCGACTCGGCCAGGTACCCGTCCAACACCTGCGGTGACCGGTTGTCCTTTATTGACTGGAAGGGATCGGGTCCCGGTGGCATGACTTCCAGTACGGCCGCGCCGGCGTAGCCGGTCGCGCGGAGCGCCTCCATGACCGAGGGCAGATCGAGGTGCCCGCGTCCCAGTGCCTGCCGGTTCGTGTCGCCCAGGTGGAAGTGAAAGAGATGCTTCCCGGCCGCCCTGATCGCCCCTGCTATGTCCGGCTCCTCGATGCTGGCGTGGAAGGTGTCGAGCGTGAGCCCGACCCACCGCGAGTCCACCTCGGCCAGGTACGCGAGCGCATCGCTCGCCGTCGTGATCAGGTACGCCTCGTACCGGTTGAGCGGTTCGATGGCGATCCGAACGCCCGTCCGTTCGGCCTCGACCGCGGCGGCCCGCATCCCCTCGACCGACCACCACCACTCGTCATCGCGCGACGCCTTCGGACGGAGGCGCGTCTCGCCCGACGGCAGCATCTGGACGAGCGGCGCGCCCACCTCCCTGGCGAACCGCAGGCAATCCACAATGTAGCGCACTGCCTGCTCCCGGATTGCGCGATCAGGGTTGGCGAGATCGCGCGGCGTCTGCGGGAACATGCACGACGCGGTAAGCGCCAGCGGTGCCAGGTTGTGGCGAGAGAGCGCCCGCCGCACCTCCTCCGGCGCCCAGCGGTCGGGCTCGCCCGGCAGCTCGACGCCGTCGTAGCCCGCGGCCGCGATTCTACCCAGCGTGTCTTCGAGGGGCGCATCCCCGTAGATCCACGCGCAGACGCCAAACTTCATCCCCATCACCCCTTCACCATCACCCTTTGACCGCTCCGGCGTGCCCATCCCTGCGTCACCATCCCTGCGCCCTCCGCCCCCCTGCATGCGGGGCCAGCGCCTGCACGAATCCCCGTGCGATCTCCCTGGGATTGGTGATCGCGGTACCCACCACCACGGCGAACGCCCCGCGGTCCAGTGCCTCGCGCGCCTCCGCAGGGGTCTTGATCCGACCTTCGGCTATGACCGGCACGCGCACGCGCTCGGCAAGGGCCGCGACCAGATCGAGGTCGGGATCCTCTGGCGGAGGCGCCTCCGGGTCCACGTAGCCCGACAGCGTGGTCGCCACCGCGTCGGCGCCAGCGGATGCGGCGGC contains the following coding sequences:
- a CDS encoding peptidase M55, translated to MRIYISVDMEGITGVAAGKHVQPGEKDYDRFRRLMTQDANAAIEGALEAGATEAVVSDGHGPMTNLLVEELHPEARLISGSNKLLCQMEGIDGGFDAAFFVGYHQREGGGDGILNHTLVGKIVYEVRLNGEPADEAAINAATAGAFSVPVALVTGDSAVCADASRRLPGVVVAPVKEPVDRTVGLSLTPSRAHALIRARAADAVRAVRDGGVKPYRPATPVTFEVDFKRTAPAHMATLFPGVERRGPRTIAITDPDYVRAFKLFWGCLIVGMAASEGLF
- a CDS encoding sugar phosphate isomerase/epimerase, coding for MQGGGGRRDGDAGMGTPERSKGDGEGVMGMKFGVCAWIYGDAPLEDTLGRIAAAGYDGVELPGEPDRWAPEEVRRALSRHNLAPLALTASCMFPQTPRDLANPDRAIREQAVRYIVDCLRFAREVGAPLVQMLPSGETRLRPKASRDDEWWWSVEGMRAAAVEAERTGVRIAIEPLNRYEAYLITTASDALAYLAEVDSRWVGLTLDTFHASIEEPDIAGAIRAAGKHLFHFHLGDTNRQALGRGHLDLPSVMEALRATGYAGAAVLEVMPPGPDPFQSIKDNRSPQVLDGYLAESLARLRAYA